A single window of Flavobacterium sp. 140616W15 DNA harbors:
- a CDS encoding cupin domain-containing protein: MSTHYTTIIEEGIVPNKYTTGEVSFKKRTSDIQPRNTTIKEVAFEPGSRNNWHTNTGLQLLVATEGIGYFQERGTSIRLIRKGEVLTILPDVEHWYGATPTSRFSHIAIITEIDRGIGIWMEQVTDEEYNSFTAL; encoded by the coding sequence ATGTCGACACATTATACAACCATTATAGAAGAAGGAATAGTTCCTAATAAATATACTACTGGAGAAGTTTCTTTTAAAAAGCGAACCAGTGACATTCAGCCACGTAATACTACCATAAAAGAGGTTGCTTTTGAACCTGGATCGAGAAATAATTGGCATACCAATACGGGTTTGCAATTACTTGTTGCAACAGAAGGTATTGGTTATTTTCAGGAAAGAGGTACTTCAATTCGATTAATTCGTAAAGGAGAAGTTCTTACCATCCTACCAGATGTTGAACATTGGTATGGTGCAACACCTACTAGCCGATTCTCACATATAGCAATTATTACTGAGATTGACAGAGGTATCGGAATCTGGATGGAACAGGTGACAGATGAGGAATACAATAGTTTTACGGCATTGTAA
- a CDS encoding cupin domain-containing protein yields MKTEQNEFKNTIFPKGDPASADYFTGNAWVKLLVPDDRVLNTVVGNVVFEPGARNNWHTHPGGQILIVTHGVGYYQEEGKPIQLLNIGDVVSILPEIKHWHGASPDSEFTHIAISTNTQKGIVDWLERVTDEQYNSFK; encoded by the coding sequence TGAATTTAAAAATACTATTTTTCCAAAAGGGGATCCTGCTTCAGCAGATTATTTTACAGGGAATGCATGGGTAAAATTACTAGTACCAGACGATAGAGTATTGAATACAGTTGTAGGAAATGTAGTTTTTGAACCTGGCGCTAGAAACAACTGGCATACACATCCCGGAGGACAAATACTTATTGTAACCCATGGAGTAGGATATTACCAAGAAGAAGGAAAACCTATTCAATTACTAAATATAGGTGATGTCGTTTCTATTTTGCCAGAAATTAAACATTGGCATGGCGCATCACCTGATAGTGAATTCACTCATATAGCAATAAGTACTAATACTCAAAAAGGTATTGTCGATTGGCTGGAAAGAGTTACAGACGAACAATACAATAGCTTTAAATAG